The Drosophila innubila isolate TH190305 chromosome 2L unlocalized genomic scaffold, UK_Dinn_1.0 4_B_2L, whole genome shotgun sequence genome segment ATCCAATTCATTTGCGTgactttccttttttttctttttttttaaatttaatctaaGCTTCTGACACGTGCTCAAGGATATAATGTAACTATATGTACTATAGCTCTTCATAAAATATAGGCAAAGCATGAATtacaaactaaaataaattgtcgAATCATGCATAGTAGGCAAACGTTTgaacatacagttagtcaagataATGTTTTGAcataataaaaagttataattatttttttatatagtttacttaattctattattttattttaacttgttctaAGACCAGAGACAAGAATAATATTTGTGCAAGATAAATTGTGTAAAATATTAGTGTGTCAAAActctttcttgactaactgtatgtatgaACACACTTACaattagtcaagtaattgttgtaattgataaagagaaaaatttactttttggtttttatttttttaagtcaaaacaaatagttgattaattatattgtatgtattcGAATATGGGGTATTATTTGACATTTGATGAGTACTTATGTATTTAGTATATGCAGTATAAAGCGGTATAGtttgactttttaatttctttctaTGTACTTATATgtttacaaatacatacaaatatgaaGCGATGTACTTATAAAgttatattacgtatacgttaCAATCACATTTACTTACGAATgccaatatattttatatttaatagtttaatatatacatatatatatatgtagatatacattttataaaaattggtaTTTTTCATAAGAATGTATGTATAGATATAAATGTAATTGCACCCACTTACACACCTACATTTACACTGTCTATGTACTCAGAAATAGGATATTGCGGTACTTATAtacatagtatgtatgtacatatacatacatatgcacatcgtaattgttgtcgttttatttgcataactattgtatattatatatgtacataaatacatacacacatatagaaatagacatgtatttaatattagaaaacacACTTTTACGAACTATGTAATATGCATGTACATAGGTAGGTTTTACACTTGTGTATAGGTTTTAACATATCTTTTTCCTGCACATAAAATCACAACCTTCAGAATATACCCACATACTtgtgcatacacacacacacacacacacatacatacttcaATGATAGCCAAAAACGCAAACACTGGGTTTTCAGTAGTATTTTATGGTTTATGGAAGACCATTACCCAGCGACAGGCAACCCGGGACTGAAACCTACATTCGACTGTTGTCTTAAGAATTGCACAAAATATCGCTGGCCAGATATGTACAGAGAGGAATTTTGTTTAGCGGCATACCACAAATGCTGTAAATACACTGTGAAAAAAGTCTTATCAAATCAAGTTAACCTGAAAAGAACTACGTTTAAGCttagttagaaaatttaattttaacaaattaaaaacccaGAATTTGTCTAGCCCAAcaactaattaataaaaaatatcatagaATTCAAtatgatttgtttttctttgactTACATGATTTTGCCATCATTTTGAACttcagtaaaaataaaaatattagcgTTGATAATAAGAACTTTACttaacatacattttttttaacagtttatttactttttcttaCAGTGTAGAAATGTATACTAATGAAAACAGGCTCCTTAAGGGTGGTTAAAGTTTTGCaaccataaaataaacaaaaaatcgtTAGCGATACCCATGTTTTAAGTAatctaatataaaaattattattttattcaattgcttatggcaatgttttaaaaattttaagaaaattggcataatttaagttataaaaGTAGACATACTTTGGGTAATTTTCTCTTAAAGAGAGTGTCTCTCTTTTTCTAATGGGGTTGATTTTTTCACATTAACTCATTTTGTCATCCACTACGAGCATCTTATACCCTTTTTCACGCGATACTTCATGCGTAGTAAAAGGagtgcaaagaaaaaattcaaaatccatggatttaaaaatcactttacattttaaattgctcaagtaattatttaaaaataattgctgaTGTGTACATATAAGTTGATTAATATAAAACCATGTCTTACGTACAACTAGATAAcatattattgatattttttatataatttataacgattttataaattatttaagcatttaactctatttctttttaaaggttaaataaaaaaagcacaaaaaaaattaacattaattaagtctaatcaatattttatacattagAAGGCAGGGTACAGGAAAATCGGCTTCTGCTCAAATACAAGAGAGACAATAGACAATAGATTACAGGGCTCAAGGGAAGGCAGGGCGAATTCAAGTCTATTAGcttcacaaaaaaatgtttttaaaagtttaatttaaattaaaaaatgtttataatattttggatTAATTCAAATAGACAACGGCGTTAGCACATGTGGCGCAACCTctatatcaaataaatgataacggaacaacattatatttttattatcgtacacctttattatattaagttttatatatatatatatatgttttatttataaacttaaaatgtttagtGATACATCATAACATCCGTGCTTTggtacatacacatatacgcGTCGCAAAAAAGACGCTTGGCGTGTTCAGGTAAGTCTTTGTCCTTTGACGATCTTTCATTAATAGCTCGAGCGCCTTCGTCAGATAACCACTTGGGTAACTCTGAAACGGATATCATTTCAGGTATATTATATCCGTTCTTTTcacctaaaaattaaaaaacatttagttAATGACACTATAATGACATAATTGTGTTTTGCTAACTGTTCACCTTTTCTATCAGCCATTGAATCGAAAAAACACCATGGAGCATCTGGTCCCGAGCCTGCCTTGACAAATGCAACATAATGTGATGTTTCAATGCATACAACAGCAAATAGTTCCATGTAAATTCTAGGTAATATCATATGATCAGCCATTACCTTGAAGTCTCTTGGTACAAATAGCTTTTTCGATACATGATTAActctaaaaatgtaaaaagtaaatttatataaatttataaacaagtatttatttaaaaccaacCTTTTACAATGCTTGTGAACCGTTTTAAGACAATTTTGACAGAAAGCCGTCGACTCCAGACCGGAACCCGACTGTAAACAACCAAAACATTCACGACATTCGTATTCAGCTAGTTTTCCACAAACGGAACATTGACGAGGTGCTACattatataaaaccaaaaatgtaatttataaagTTGTAAATTACAGAAAATTATTATGTGCTTACAGTCTTCAATGATATCTGTTACGTCCAGACATTGGGAAGGCAGAATTCGGGGATACATTTTGTAACTCTTTCCAAACCGAGGCATTTGAATAATAAGACACGAAGGAACTTCTTTCAACTTGATATCGGATGAATGAAAACTTTGCTCAAATAATTGTTGAACTGTTGGAAAAGTCAGTCGCTCATCTTTTTCCACAAACAGTTGATAGAAATAAGAATCTTGTCCAGAGCTTAGCTAATAATAACCAGatattaactaatttataattaattatctcAAAATAATTGACTAACTTTTAAGAACGGTTCCACTCTCATTATTTGTGATAATAAGCTGTTTAAAAACTCCTCCGGATCCTTTTCCTCGCTGGTCAATCCACTTACGGAACTTAGTTGATCCAATAACTTACGTAGTTTCATAACGCGATCAGCACGGACAAAGACGTTTTTACGCAATGGATTAACAATCTCATCCCTTAAAACGTTTTGAACAGCACCATAATGCGAAATATCCtgaaaatgataaaaacacaaaaagtattaaaaaaaaaactttattaagtttcagtaaattattattacctGTGGACCAGGTCTTCTATACAAAATGGAATCAAATACACTTGTGAAAGTGAACATGGAAAACAATGTGGCATCTAAATAGCAGGAATTGTGGTGTCCTTGAATGCCTTTAAATTTACCGCACATTTCCTCCAGTTCCTCTATATTATGTATTGCTAAAGAATAAATCGAATTAGGTTAacgaaatattaataaattgatataacACTTACTTAATGGTGCGACAGCGCCTAAAACTGAAGGACAATCAACGTGCCCGAACTTTATTGCATTAGTATCATTAGACATCATGCTAACAGAATGACTTCCATCTACATCGAGGAATCTTCGATCATTGGTACATTTATTAGAAGGTACAAAAATGGCTCCACCTTCGCGACACTGAAACAAACTAAAGGAATATTTGCAATTCATAAGacgatttattaaaatcaagaaaaaaaaatataatgtatgCTTGCTCGATTTCAATTGAGAGAGGTATCGAAATAGCTGTTTTAGTCTCTGAAGCAGTGAGAGAGACAAAATaaacctacaacaacaacttaattgtttaatattatttgtaaaactaataaatacaaaattgtttaaaatatttaccgAACGCCTTTATAAGTTCCATCGGATGTCGTAAGATTCCTTAAATTTGGATCGTCTTCTACTTCAATTCCAACAATTATGTTTGATGAATCGGAAAAATGCCAATCCAGCGAATGACACCATATAAATCTGCGCATATTCCAGAATCGATTACCTCAACCAAAGATTCAACGACAAGTTTAGTTCCAGGTATTTCAGATAATTGTTGGTAACTTATACAATTTCGATCTAAAGTTCATAAAGAGAAATACAAATACGCCAATTATTACgttgaataaaaaatctttCTTTGAATACTTTTTCCTTTATATACCGTCAATACAATGATCTACATTAAACTCCAAAACTGTCAACGGAATATTAtccataataattaaaatacatataatttatttatatgtttagtttgtatttattttccacaagttagttcaaataaatcaaagagCTCTTATTATTTGATTGCTTTAAAATAGAGAAACTAGAAAATACACAAAGCAAAATTGTTCtcgtttattgttgttgaaataCGCTCACATTCTGATATTGAGCgcgacaaatttatttttacactgAGCACATGTGTATCTATACCAACTGAACTGAAACTAAAAATCTACTTGATTGACTGCATTACACCCTGCAATATATGAATAACTAGATAAGAATAAAGTTCAACatatcaaaaaagaaacatagacatatctaaatttatttatgtagccaaacacataaacaagCTTTTGTGTTTTCTCAGTTGTTAATTGAGTAATAATATTGACAGTCTTTACACGTttgcaatattaattataaagcgCACAAACAAagattctaaaaataaaccatCATGAATAAGAAAAGCTATTTGCGGCATGCTGAACTCTGCTTATCCAGACAGAAAACTTTGGCAATATTAACTTAACTTTTAACTGATCAAGACAAAATATACCTTCTGgttaaaaaaatgatcaaCAACCTCAAtgtaattatttgaaaactaaTAACACTCTCGGCAAGAGTATGTGTACAAATTGTTTACATAAAAGTGCCATGTAATTCAAAGTGAAAATGTGAAACATTATATTTGTGGTTTATCTCTTACCAATATTTCCAGTGGTTTTTCCATCTATAGGTGAAGTAATTCTTTCagaaatttctttctttttaacaATAGAAGCGTGTGTGGAAGCATTAAAAGATTTTTCCAATTTGTTATCGCTCgcttttccatttaaaataacaGCAGCTCCTCCAGCGTTAATTGGCCAATTCTTTCCCAACAAATCAGCCAAGTCCACATTTTCCTTTTCCTGCACATTGtttataacaataacattCTCTTTTTTCGTCGACTCTTCAATGTCGCTCTGATTAATAACGATAATCTCTCTATCTTTATTATTACTCATTGTAgtagaattatttaaagaacGCACTTTATTATCAAGAAGCGGATTTTTGTGAATAGTTTTTGCATCCTTATCGTTGACCTGACTTATACTTTCAGAAGGTGAAGTATTGCTTGTGTTAGATATTTTGAGCTcttgattattaaaattgtttgttttgcttatggTTGTACAATCATCACTTTTAAAACGGTTGACTTCCTGCCTAGATGTGGTCTTATTTGATGGATTTTTGATCTTCGGATCATTGCGTTGAACATTTAAGACTGTTGGTACAATGGCTGTATAAACCTTTTCAAAAGTATCATTGATCAACTTTCGGGCAGataatttttgacttttttcgtTTGAAATGGGAGCTAACCGATCAGCTGTGGTAAATATCGATAAAGCGGGTTCACACTCCAGATATTTGCTTACAAAGGGAATGTCGTTGGCTTGTGGAGAACTGATGTTGggttgctaaaaataattgaagttaaatcttttgaatttaatattaacgTCCTGTACACACCAAAATTTCCAATCCAAAAAAGTATCCAACGGGATTCAATTCCTGCACTGGGCCGATGTAGCGTATAATGCAATCAAAGCAAGTTTCCTTTTTAGACAAGTCTCCAGGGACACTTAAAATATCATTGACTTTTAAGCTAAGCACCCAAAggcatttgtgttttttatcaaCGAAACTTAAGCGACGCTCGGGACTCACAATACTAATCACATATGGCCAAATGTCATCTGCGACTTTGACCAAATCGCATGCTCTGCATTCATATAGCTGTATGTTAACATGATTATTGAACTCTACAAACTGAACAATGCACTTTTCACTGTCTATAGTTTCGATAATCTTTATTAATGCTCCAGTTTCAGCAATACATTTGACCAAGTGCGTCTCAGAACTGTTGCTAACATTGTATTCCAAATACGAAGAGAGAATTCCAGAGTTCACATATGTAATTAGTTCAGCCTGACGCGTTACTAACGCATATTTTGAAGAGTTGAgattaatttccatttaaatcaaacaccaacatatatataaagaagtaatattcaaaataaagtgactaattaatataacaaataagtAAATGTTAATAGAGATGtgaatagaattttaaaagagATGTGCAACAATATCGATATATGTTGGTAACATTTCGATAGTTACTGCGTAGATTATTTAGGGTATGCCACAGCtggatttaattttctaaattaaaaatatatagcttCAAAACTATTGGTTGCAACTGAAAACTGTGTATAAATGAATTACTGATATATTAATAACCTTTCGAAAAACGGAATTCatttcaaaatcattttatgcatttttgagTAATGATGACTTAAtgatgaattaaaaaaactactctaatggaaaataaataaaatgttgtgtCATGTGGGGCCGTTTTTACCTATCGCTATCCTATGGCTTGGACCCAGTAGTTTATTGAACCGGCTGGCTTGTGTTTGGGTCCATCATAGTATCCGAGCTTCGAGACACTTTGTACTTTTGTTAattagataatatttttgaatgacaaaataaattgttagtcatagaattaataattgaaaatatatgaattattttattttgaaaatacttaagaaaaacgtgttattaataataaatcttatttttaaatttaacgatCTAACACATTGCGGCTGAGCcgctgagttgatttgattgaCTTTTTCACCCAGGTGttcgatcatactcgaacatacccgttgcagcTCTCTGATGCACATCTTCTACATTAACAAGTAATAAGTTAAAGTCatcaaattaaactttaataattaattaattaataatttgattttcaattacaaatttttcgGAATTGGCAAGGTAGAAATTGCGCAGTTGCCTCATAGCCACTTAATTTCAGTAAAAAGGTTATTTGGTTTCGCCCCACTATTTCATAAAGTTAGGCAGAATTCATAATCGATTTCGTGAGTTCATGAAATTAAATAGGAGTGTGATTTTGCGAAATTGGCTTCCAAGCTTcctaaaacataattaatttaacaagaTCGCAAAAATGATTCAACATCAAaggcaatttattaaaatacgtTTTGAGTTTTACCACAAATTattgatataatattttttttgaaaagttgAAAGTGATAACtaagttataattattttacagtATTTTGGATAAGTGGATTGCTAATTTCTAGTATGTTTTGTATTTACATAtcattaaattgttgcaaagcGCAAAAccagtttaaatttgaataaaaattacaaagaaatacatattttttaatttaaatgaaacccTTTTTCCTTAGTTGCTGTTAACAATCGTTCCTTCATTATCTCCTCTGACGGATAGTCGGGCAGCTTTAGGTAATGAACGCAAGTATTCACTGATGGGTAACTTCCTTGTCCGGCGTCAACTTTACGCACGACCGTAAGTCTAGGATGTAAATTGGCCAATCCTCCAGGAGGCAGGCTGCTGCAACCAGTTGTGAATTGCAAGAAAGCTTTTCGTTCAGCACCCGATAAGCTCAATAGAACGTTAACAAAACGTAGAAATCCAGGgctaagaataaaaaaaggttatatttagaaaagataagcaaaatacattaataaagTTGTCTTACCTTTCTTTGGAGTATCCCAACTTTGGTTCAGTGTATGCCATTAGATCTTCTCGGCTCCATTGGGGAATTTGCTCTCCACAGATCATCATTCGAGCTTCAGAAGGATTAAATGCGGCCAGTTTATTCAAAGGAAAGACTTGACAGAATCCATCGTGGAACGCCTGCATTTGCTTGGCAATGCCATCCTGAAGCATAAAGTTGAGAAGCAATTCGCAGTATGCCTCCAAGTTGTCAATGTTGACCTCGATGTTTGAGCCATTTGGCAATAGTTCTGCATATGTATATCCATACACTGATGAGCTGGGTAAGTAAGTAAATGTTAGGGCTAAATCGTCTAATGATACTTCAATATCATTCTTCGTGCGCATCTTAAGATTATCAATTAATTCCTTTCTATTTTCACAGCTGAGACTGCTGTCTAACTCAATTGCTTGCTTTCGCATCAGTAGATCTTGTAATTcgattaaaaattgatatcgTGTTGGATCAATTTCTTTTAGATTCTCAATGCTGAGAATTCCACTAAACCAGTTGGATTGTGTTAGATCGGCGTTCAACAGTTTAGAGAACGTGTTTGTCAACTCCGAATccttggaaactgttgagctTGCCATCAGATCTTGAGAACGTGTGTTGGACTTGAGCTTTAAATCGTTTCGTAACAATTTGTTATGACAAAGCAGTTGTAGAAACGATTTTGATAGAGGCATGTCGACAAGCCGCATATCCTGCAAAACCTTGGCTATAAACACTCCAAAGAACCAGAAATACTTGGATGCCGTCTCACAGATCTCCGAGTTTTGTGGCAACGGTGCTGGAAACAATCCTTGCTCTCGCCTGTTTACGTAATATCCAACTGGTTTCGTTGCATCTTCGATATTATCAGATAAAGGTATATCGAGAGTTGCGCTCAGTTCATCATCACAGAGCCACATGCACAAATCGGAGCGTTGAATTTCAGCAGCAACCAAAGCATAGAACTCCAGAGTTGGACCCAATCCTGTGCCTTCTTCATCCAAGAACTCAACCTCAAGCACAGATTTGCGGTTGCAGTGTGCTTTCATCACTTGAATTGCCCATTTTAGCAAATCCTTGTTTCGTGGGACTTTTACGCGCTCGTGCTTCAATCGACCGACGCGGAAATCGTGTTGATCATCGCGCCTTGGACTCATGATGGGAATTCTCTGGCGCTCCGTAGTTATGTCACGCTGAGATTGCAAGCAAACAATGCTACGAGATGCTCCAAATGCAGTGCAGTTGAAATATAATTGTCTGGTCTCGAACGGGAACAAAAATGGGCAAGATTGATTGAGATCCTCACACCAGTTTGGTAGAGCGTTGCTCGACAGAACGAGAGGATCGTGTATctgttgttgcaatttatttgtgaTTTTCTTGCTCATAAAAAGTTCAGCTGGTAGCAACAAATTCTCTGATGAAGCTTGCTCTTCATTTTCCAATTCGGATTGATTTAGTCCGTTGATTTGGATAAGCAACTCGAGGACATCCTCGACAGAGCACAAATTTGTATCTGTGACGCTTAATCCACCATGTACTGGCGAGTTTGGAGATAGTGTAGATGCTCCGCTTCGGGATGAAACGCCCGGTGTATTTTGTCCCTCATCCGTTTCTAAATATGTGCATTCTTGAACTGATGGGAATATTTCGCGATAGACAATTGTATATGTTGGTTCCCAAAGCTTGCGGAACTTATCATTCTTATTCAATTGACTATTTTGAAGTAGTTCCTGCACTGCACGGAATATACTCCAATCGCTGTTATCCAGATCAATTTCGACATCTGGAACTCCTCCCAGTCCGGGTCCACGTAACTTCAATCCCAGCATTGTCTGttcattgtttgtttgtctacTTTGATGGAAGCTCTCAAAATTCGTGTCTGGCGGACAGATTTCCAAATCAGATGTCTGATTTACATTGGTACGACCCGGACGTGGATCAAATGCTGGTATGAGGGCTGAAAATTGTCGTTTTAGAACAAATTCATCGTCCCAGGACTTACGCTTGCTCACGCCAGCCAGTCTATTCTCTATAGACTCATCATCCATGAAAGTTAAAAGATTGCGCGACACCATCACTTGTAAAAGTGTATTACCCACTTCCTCGTATTCATCCTCATTCTCCTCTTCATCATTTTCTTCATCCATATCGTCCTCATCTTCCATGTCGCCCAGCAAAGTTGGGGCTCTGCAGCTTTCCAAAAAATCTTCTAACGAGACTTGTTCACTGTCACTAGAAGTGGATGTGAGACTCATGGTTAGCGTAGGGTTAATCGATGGTGCGGCCTGTTGGCTAACTTTCATATTTGTTGGATTCGATGCAGAATTTGCTTCGTTATTCGATGAGAGGCTAGGATAGCTTTGGGCGGTGCTCAACAATCCCGAATGGAAATTACTGGATAAGGCTAGTTTAACTAGACTTGTTACCGAGTTGGGGCCTCGGGGGAAAAAGGAGCTAGCTCCAACATTCTGATTGCTGTGCTCATTTTTATTGACATTTGTCTTATTTGTTTGGTTTCCGTCGTTGTGCGTGTCCTGTGATGTTCGACGTCGAGCAATCGCTGCGAATGTTTCCAGGAATCCACTGTGCACAGCTGCCTCGGATGTTGAAGAGACCTCAGaggatgatgttgttgtcagaTTGGGTACACTAATACTCATTTGGTTAGAAACGGACACAACATCATTGGAAATCTGTGGATTCATATTCTCAAAGGCTGAAATTGCTGGTGCGTCATCTGAAGTCGTAGGAATGGAAGATTTCGTGGCATCGCTACCAGATCCATCTGCTTGCTCATTCTTTTGAAGATTACCCGACTGTATTATGACCGATACCTTTGCATTACCCTTAATTCCTCCCGATATGTTTGCCCGATGCAAATGCAGTTCATCAGCAGACAAAATGTTGTTAGTGTTATTCCTTATCATGTCCACACCATCACGCATTTTATCAATGATCTCTCGAGATTCTGTGCCACAATTTGAGGTGCCAGTTGAATTcgtttgctttaaattaatcaacaaTCCTTTAGCTGCATTATTCACCGAGTTGTTGGCATTCATCttgttgttttcttcaatGTGAGAAACTAGTTTGACATCGCTTGCAGCACCAGAGCTTGTTTCGCAGGACTCACACTCTGCAGGCTTTGGACTATTGCCatcctttgaaatttcaacaATGGATAAACCTTCGGAAATTGTGGCCAGGTCAGAGACATTGCCTGAGCTTATTGTTGGCATTGAATTGTTAATTGTGGATAAGTCGGCAATGTGTT includes the following:
- the LOC117781358 gene encoding LOW QUALITY PROTEIN: ubiquitin carboxyl-terminal hydrolase CYLD (The sequence of the model RefSeq protein was modified relative to this genomic sequence to represent the inferred CDS: inserted 1 base in 1 codon); its protein translation is MEINLNSSKYALVTRQAELITYVNSGILSSYLEYNVSNSSETHLVKCIAETGALIKIIETIDSEKCIVQFVEFNNHVNIQLYECRACDLVKVADDIWPYVISIVSPERRLSFVDKKHKCLWVLSLKVNDILSVPGDLSKKETCFDCIIRYIGPVQELNPVGYFFGLEILQPNISSPQANDIPFVSKYLECEPALSIFTTADRLAPISNEKSQKLSARKLINDTFEKVYTAIVPTVLNVQRNDPKIKNPSNKTTSRQEVNRFKSDDCTTISKTNNFNNQELKISNTSNTSPSESISQVNDKDAKTIHKNPLLDNKVRSLNNSTTMSNNKDREIIVINQSDIEESTKKENVIVINNVQEKENVDLADLLGKNWPINAGGAAVILNGKASDNKLEKSFNASTHASIVKKKEISERITSPIDGKTTGNIDRNCISYQQLSEIPGTKLVVESLVEVIDSGICADLYGVIRWIGIFPXSSNIIVGIEVEDDPNLRNLTTSDGTYKGVRLFQCREGGAIFVPSNKCTNDRRFLDVDGSHSVSMMSNDTNAIKFGHVDCPSVLGAVAPLTIHNIEELEEMCGKFKGIQGHHNSCYLDATLFSMFTFTSVFDSILYRRPGPQDISHYGAVQNVLRDEIVNPLRKNVFVRADRVMKLRKLLDQLSSVSGLTSEEKDPEEFLNSLLSQIMRVEPFLKLSSGQDSYFYQLFVEKDERLTFPTVQQLFEQSFHSSDIKLKEVPSCLIIQMPRFGKSYKMYPRILPSQCLDVTDIIEDSPRQCSVCGKLAEYECRECFGCLQSGSGLESTAFCQNCLKTVHKHCKRVNHVSKKLFVPRDFKVMADHMILPRIYMELFAVVCIETSHYVAFVKAGSGPDAPWCFFDSMADRKGEKNGYNIPEMISVSELPKWLSDEGARAINERSSKDKDLPEHAKRLFCDAYMCMYQSTDVMMYH